The Argentina anserina chromosome 3, drPotAnse1.1, whole genome shotgun sequence genome includes a region encoding these proteins:
- the LOC126788850 gene encoding uncharacterized protein LOC126788850, with product MKILPHPRVPTIITESVSEVVREFLLGPVHLSRGGKDTAATILSQTERPVKICDPRTEETEEILIEPINPAVESQTCGIVEKPKVSNYTHYCLICDDNCDHSTGTCPDRTGKFVTLCSRCDFLPCKNEGDHKEQYLYEQLLFCSDCNTVGDHYIHPDIDSDMGDDGWNCELDDVDWDDTGDRPDQNAVKGAAAA from the exons ATGAAGATCCTCCCGCACCCTAGGGTACCAACTATTATAACTGAAAGCGTCTCAGAAGTCGTGAGGGAATTCCTGCTTGGGCCGGTTCATCTATCTAGAGGAGGAAAAG ATACAGCGGCCACGATACTCAGCCAAACTGAACGACCGGTGAAGATCTGCGATCCTCGAACAGAAGAAACGGAGGAAATCCTCATCGAACCTATTAACCCTGCTG TAGAATCGCAAACGTGTGGCATCGTAGAAAAACCAAAGGTATCTAATTATACACATTATTGTCTGATCTGCGATGATAATTGTGATCACAGCACCGGGACCTGCCCTGACAGAACGGGAAAATTTGTAACACTTTGTTCCCGATGTGATTTTCTCCCGTGCAAAAATGAGGGTGACCACAAGGAACAGTACCTTTATGAACAATTGTTGTTTTGTAGTGATTGCAATACAGTTGGTGATCACTATATACATCCAGACATCGATTCCGACATGGGTGACGATGGCTGGAATTGTGAATTAGATGACGTTGACTGGGACGATACGGGCGATCGTCCGGATCAGAATGCAGTGAAAGGCGCCGCTGCTGCATAG
- the LOC126785649 gene encoding uncharacterized protein LOC126785649 isoform X5, with amino-acid sequence MATPAYRDDLHTILSEQRHELMAAKTLDSDLDIAFSLQMQEAMSASLSHHPSSSSRPPPPPPLPLHDDTLDLSAALMLEDIEKFAQEYEDHERSLLEVRKAKEDLDRRIHDQNFAAEVRDAPEDYWSEYGDNYEKPYYADGGGSSSAAVESECLRLYCKGLVGEEVVRDSKVVVAGAGVAICDPRDNLIFEARKILEAFDGGVVMSNEAVEIEALIEGLNTALSLELRNVTFFCDGYMLYQYVTGRVVPGNSKMATLVNQLGLLRRKFEYCSPSLVARSDIKFAFQFAREAIVSQITWPAETSNGKSLKETCVICFEDTDVGKMFSIDGCLHRYCFTCMKQHVEVKLLNGQMAQCPHEGCKSEVNIESCAQFLAPKLVEVMSQRIKESSIPVTEKVYCPNPRCSALMSKQEVLQYTNSYYAGAEQSGARRCMKCHSYFCFNCKVPWHSNMTCYDYKRSHPYPRSEDQLLKSLATKKRWRQCVMCKNMVELAEGCYHITCRCGYEFCYTCGAEWDNKKPTCSCPIWDLRNIIREQPQQVLPIIREQPRQAPQQVQRPIRREHQRQGQPIGHHQPQRFQVQQPIIPQQVPYVIHEQPHQGHVRVQLQPNIQQQQRQPVVHEQPRQAQPIRREQPRQVRQQLGYNYFERPRQAQPIRREQPRQVRQQQGYNYYEPPRQAQPIRREQPRQVRHEEPRQMHQHQDYDYYEQPGQVPPQDDYDDYDYYD; translated from the exons ATGGCGACCCCGGCGTACAGAGACGACCTCCACACCATCCTCTCCGAGCAACGCCACGAACTCATGGCCGCCAAAACCCTAGACTCCGACCTCGACATCGCCTTCTCTCTCCAAATGCAGGAAGCCAtgtccgcctccctctcccaccacccctcctcctcctcccgcCCCCCTCCTCCGCCTCCGCTGCCCCTCCACGACGACACACTCGACCTCTCCGCCGCGCTCATGCTCGAAGACATCGAGAAATTCGCGCAGGAATACGAGGACCACGAGCGCTCCCTCCTCGAAGTCCGCAAGGCCAAGGAAGACCTCGACCGGAGAATCCACGACCAGAATTTCGCCGCCGAGGTCCGCGACGCGCCGGAGGACTACTGGAGCGAGTACGGCGATAACTACGAGAAGCCGTACTATGCCGACGGAGGCGGTTCGTCGTCGGCGGCGGTGGAGAGTGAGTGTTTGAGGCTGTATTGTAAGGGCTTGGTTGGAGAAGAGGTGGTTAGGGACTCGAAGGTGGTGGTGGCCGGAGCTGGGGTGGCGATATGTGATCCTAGAGATAATCTGATTTTCGAGGCGAGGAAGATTCTGGAGGCGTTTGATGGTGGTGTGGTGATGAGCAATGAGGCTGTGGAGATTGAGGCTCTAATTGAAGGGCTCAATACTGCTCTTAGTTTAGAATTGAGAAATGTGACATTTTTCTGTGATGGATACATGCTTTACCAATAT GTTACAGGCAGAGTAGTTCCTGGGAACAGCAAGATGGCAACATTAGTCAATCAACTGGGACTTCTACGAAGAAAATTTGAATATTGCAGCCCTTCTCTTGTGGCGCGTAGTGACATTAAGTTTGCATTTCAATTTGCAAGAGAGGCTATAGTTTCTCAAATCACCTGGCCCGCAGAAACTAGCAATGGGAAATCTTTGAAGGAAACTTGTGTAATCTGTTTTGAGGACACTGATGTTGGTAAAATGTTTTCAATTGATGGTTGTCTGCACAGATACTGCTTTACTTGCATGAAACAGCATGTAGAAGTTAAGTTGCTTAATGGGCAGATGGCACAGTGCCCTCATGAAGGCTGTAAATCTGAGGTCAATATTGAAAGCTGCGCACAATTCTTGGCACCTAAACTAGTTGAGGTTATGAGCCAAAGAATCAAAGAATCATCTATTCCTGTCACAGAGAAAGTTTATTGTCCAAATCCCAGGTGTTCTGCATTAATGTCCAAACAGGAGGTGTTGCAATATACAAACAGCTATTATGCCGGTGCTGAACAATCTGGAGCCAGGAGATGCATGAAATGCCATTcctatttttgttttaattgcAAAGTCCCATGGCATTCCAATATGACTTGCTATGATTACAAAAGATCACATCCTTATCCGCGTTCAGAAGATCAGTTGCTGAAATCTTTGGCTACAAAGAAACGCTGGCGCCAGTGTGTTATGTGCAAGAATATGGTAGAACTTGCAGAAGGTTGCTACCACATTACCTGCAG ATGTGGCTATGAGTTCTGCTATACTTGTGGAGCTGAATGGGATAACAAGAAACCAACATGTTCCTGCCCTATCTGGGATTTGCGCAACATTATACGTGAACAGCCACAACAAGTCCTGCCCATTATACGTGAGCAACCACGGCAGGCGCCCCAACAAGTGCAGCGTCCCATCAGACGTGAACACCAACGACAAGGACAGCCCATTGGACATCATCAACCTCAAAGATTTCAAGTGCAGCAGCCCATTATTCCACAACAAGTACCATATGTCATACATGAACAGCCACATCAAGGACATGTACGTGTGCAGCTGCAGCCCAATATACAGCAGCAGCAACGACAACCTGTTGTACACGAACAGCCACGACAGGCACAGCCCATTAGACGTGAACAGCCACGACAGGTACGGCAACAACTGGGTTATAACTACTTCGAACGACCAAGACAGGCACAGCCCATTAGACGTGAACAGCCACGACAGGTACGGCAACAACAGGGTTATAACTACTATGAACCGCCAAGACAGGCACAGCCCATTAGACGTGAGCAGCCACGACAGGTGCGGCATGAAGAGCCAAGACAAATGCATCAACATCAGGATTATGACTACTATGAACAGCCAGGACAGGTACCGCCCCAAGATGATTACGATGATTATGACTACTATGACTAG